Below is a genomic region from Eupeodes corollae chromosome 1, idEupCoro1.1, whole genome shotgun sequence.
taaagttccaCTAATTTTAGAAGAAATTCGCTGTAATTTTTTCGTTCGATTTataaatgatgatgaaaaagatcaaaagtgaatttttacttgtgacatacatatgtatacagtGATGGAAACAATAAtagaaacctttaaaaaaaatagccaaAATTGTCATGTCAGACGATCAAGGAACTTCAAGTTTGATCCCAAATACAGGAAAATGATATATTTAAGGATTTTGATGGAAGCACTACAAGTttatgctaattttttttttaatcctctGAACTAggccaattttttgaattaaaaggaaaatatatGCAGTGGACTAAATTCGGACTCTTAGCAAAATTATGGCTTTTGCCGAGATTACATGCTAATCAATGCGCATAAAAAAGttgtagaaaaaataaaatctctatAATACATTATACTTTATCAATCCCatcaaaattatgaatttaatagAAACTACAAAACCAAAGATAAGGACAtcttaagattaaaaataaaacaaattgatggCACTACACACTTTTCAAGACATTTGTTAGGGTGATTACTGAAAGATGCGATTATGCAAGCTAAAATAAATGGGCAACGGCCGTGAAGTGAAGGAGTTACAAAAATACCTTACATTCTTAGTTTCTTTCTAGGTTTAATTTTTTGCGGGACAAATTAGTGGAAAATACTTCAgaaattttctatatttatttcctatagtttaagtttaacaattcaatgttatactttttctttatgttttttttttttttaatttgctttataCTTTTCCAAATTCACTTTTAATTGCAATAGAATTTGCAAGCTAAGATagtttccattattttttctATCACTGTAGAAACTATATaacaagtattgcattcgtaaaacatctttaaacaaaacaaaatatttttgtgttgctaGAGAAAGGTACTCCCcatagaaccattattttgttattaagttTTGTCAAGAACTattgaactgattttaatagatttttgttcTGCACAAACTCTTTTATtatgttaataatatttgatcatcaatgtcaaatgtcattgttctgtttttggatatttttttttatcaaaattctatTCGTAAACTGGTCAataattgttaacaaaaatcaaatgcataccaaaaatatttttaaattgaaattgaaacaattttttcataaaatactaatttaagaaaacgattttcaaatagaagtgttttaaaattaaggttttttgagaaatcgaatgacatttaaatttttgaaagcaaacttttttaaagctaccttttcaaattttgaaattcagcaAGAGAAAGTTCTTGCCACAAAGttgtgtattttattaatttaagcgaaagaaataaattcaaatataaaatatctcgaaataaaaattttattttccagtaAAATTTCGTGTCTGCAACATTTAGAGCATTTTGTTCTGTTGTAGACAGAAAAGGATTAAAATCTCCTGAACTCAAAtcaagaatttaaatttctCTATCGCAtcacgtttttaaaatatgacatttcaaaaatgctAGACACCCAAACACGAGGTTTTTAAGgataagttaaaatataacatgattatttaaatttaatttattttagtatctCAATTAACTTTCgtaatgttttataaattaaattttattgaaacaaaattacttcATAAATATATAGTGGTTgacaagaatttagcacacttgttaaagaaaataaaaaccatttaattttcaatttgttttcttattatgaaattagttatattttatttacattacatatacATAGCACTATGTTTTCACAGTACTTTATCAAGTATgtttaacatctgtaagaagaaaaaGGTATGGAAtgtaaaaacatcaatttttcgcctggacacgaatttagcacattcaacagtttcttgataaaattttgctTACCGTTATcaattcaaagtttttcttagtatttggtaggaaaccctttattttgcagtacagaagcaattcttcttAGCAACCTTTCAACCAAAgaattgcataccaagcatATTTGACCTCCTGCCacaattgtattaaatttgttgctctttttttgctcaatgggatgttcaacatcattccacaaattctcgatcgggttaagatcgggtgattgtgctggccacttcaaaacgtcgattttattcacctctaaggcacacttcactaactttgaagtgtgtttagggtcgttgtcgtgcatgAAGAGCCATAATAATGGCAAATTGTCTTGTGCGTAGGGTATCACATGATCCTACAGGATATATCTGTACACGTTCTAGTCCATttttgtgtcaatttttacgatggAACCAACGCGCGCCGTGCCATCAAAAAGCAGCCTAGACCATAACGTTGCGTCCACCGTGTTTCACCATCTTAATGGTGTACCTTGTTtcatattccctgttttttggacgccataaatatttttttccatccgATCCGAACCGGAAGAATTTGGATTCATCGCACCAGAAcacgttttttcaaaaactaattggtttgtctaggtgagctttggcaaactgtaacctagatttcagattttttttagatacaaGCGGTTTTCTCTGAGCAAAGCACCCCCatagattgttttcatttaatcggcgtcttatagtccttgaggaaacatttactgcatagttcgttgaaagttcACTTCGAATGGCACTTGTTCGATAatctataaataattctatcttcatttgtagttgtGTTTCTGGCTCGGGggttttttaacgtttttaatcACTCCAAAATGAAATGACGAAGGGCATTATATTTCAGCTTCCTGGAGCATTCTTCCAACTTAGAAATGTCTGTTACCGTCCGTtcttttgacttcattttcaagatcagacttctttttcctttgagcaccattttccttttgccatgactaattatttttttaatatagatccttaaaggaatatttaattacctcaaaaattattattttctttaaaaaagtaaaatttaaaaatacactctttgattgcaaaacgggctaaatttatgtccagctaaaaacaacacaaatcacaaacaatcttcatttttcgcaaaacggtattttacttttcaatcatttacacatttttattaccatataaGGTAGTAATAgtacaacataaaaataaaccgttacttgcaagtaataaagaattgaaagtagaaaaatacttgtactcttttcaatgtgctaaattcgtgtccaccactgtaCATATCCCTAAAAAGCCTAAtatatggttttattttgtacCTATGTCAAAATAGATTCATTATTAAGTTCGATCCGAAATGAGACAGTGTTACTTGTCTCTTTGTTGAGTGATGTTTTTTGGCTAAAAAAAGTGAcgaattttttcgaaattattattttataattagaaattaaacatattttttgtttcattttagaaattctctctgtatttttaaaaatggaaagaatATACGGTCGTAAATTTGTCTCCTGGCTTGGTCCGTTTCCATTTCTAGTAATTGCAGAGCCAGAACTAGCTGAAACAATTCTAACATCTCCTGATTGCATAAACAAAGCGTTTATTTATGATGCTTTAGATGATGGCACGGGAAGGGGgctttttagtttaaaaagtaagaaaaaatataagtgTTAACTTACAatcatttatcaatttttttttaataaaggtcCTCAATGGAATCATCATAGAAAACTCCTCAATCCAGCATTTAGCCACAAAGttcttttgagttttcttcCAATTTTCAATCGAGAAGCtgataatttgaattttgatctAAATGAAGTTGTTGGTGCTGGAGAAGTGGATATATCATCAATTATACAAAAATGCACATTAAATGTTGCAGCTCGTAAGTCAATTTAAAGGGAATtgctttaaactttattttaaggaaTGTATAAATTCTCTAGAAACCACAATGGGTCGTCAAATGGCAAGTGTTAAAGATCACAACAAGGATTTGCTTCCATGTTTTCAGAGgtaatatttttacaaagtcaatgtaacaaaataaaaaaaaagacaaattatcTTTTCACTGTTGTTTTAGTATTTTAGAAACAATGACAAGCATGTTGTTTTCACCATGGCTTCGGAATAAGTTTTTCCTTCAAATGGCTAGTCACTATCCCTTATACCTAAAATCGAAGAACACCTTAAggagttttatacaaaatgtaagtACAATTTAAAgtgcaaaatttaaataaaaatgtctatatTAACACTCTCCACTTTTAGTTAATCAGTGAAAAACTGTCTCAAAAAGAGGCAGATATGAACAGAAATTCCCTCTCAGATCCTGAATTAGAAAtagatattaagaaaaatcctaatatttttattgatcgAGCTATTGATTTGGTCAAAACAGGAGATTTTACTTGGAAGGAAGTTGAAGATGAATCCAATGTAATAGTTTTCGGGGTAGGTTAATTTATACACACCTTAGTTTCGTACAATAACTTTAAACAATTTGCATAGGCCTTTGAAACAACATCGAACACAGTTGGGTATACCCTAATGCTGCTTGCAATGTTTCCCAAATATCAAGAGAAAGTTTACGATGAGGCTCAGTCCATATTTCAATCTAAAGGATCGGATACGGACTTAACCTATGAAGATACCCAACAAATGACTTACATGGATATGGTACTTAACGAAACTATGCGCGTAATGGCCCCTGTTCCGGTTATCGCTAGAGAAACAATGCGTGACGTAACACTTTCGAATGGGATTGTATTACCTAAGGGGTTGCAAATTGCCATTGATATATTTAATATGCATCGTGACCCAGAATATTGGGGGACggattcaacaatttttaatccAGATAATTTTCTACCCGCAAATATGGTGGGAAAACATCCCTATTCGTTTATTCCCTTTACAAAAGGACTAAGAAACTGCATTGGTGAGACTTTATaatatctattattattatggAAGAAATgctttgatttgtttatattattattttaaggttGGCGGTATGCACTCATTTCTTCAAAGATAATTTTGTCAAAACTTATACGAAAATATCGCTTtacaacaaaatttgattttcgagatTTACAATTTGTTGAAGACATTACAATCAAACTCAGAAAATATCCTTTGTTGGAACTTCATCTGCGTGAGCCTTGAGTTTTCTTAAACTCATAAATACCTACAATATCATCAGTACTAAGTCAGaaataatgtattttatgtattattttttattattgaactaTGATTGTTATTTTGTGatatatatttagttttaaggaaaatttaagttatatgtaagatttaatttgtaaatttattcattgcttgtattatgaaataaaagaaattaatatgaaTCTACTGTCAAACTAACTAATGATTGGTAGATTATTTTTGATAGCAACAATTGAATGCATTccaattaaatgttttgtaaggtgtcagttatagctatcatttaaatcaatgtggaaagtttttaaatgtttccctttgattataaattgaaattatatactgatctaCCGGAAACCAcacaaagaatatttttgataaaaataagttcaattgCTCAGGCGGAAatttattttcctgaacagctgatcatttgtttttaaaagtgaaaagaatcattccactgatttgtgttccaatttcacgaAATACCAATTGAAGATTTCTATCAGTAAacgtttttcggtggatttcaattagCCCCTTGGGCAGTATTTGTTGGtctgtcaaattttgaagagTGTGGATAAAATCCTCTCTTAGTCAAAGGAAAAGTACGAACAAAGTATGGAAATTGTCTACCACTCAATTAATGCGAAGCACACCGAACGGACGACGTTAATAACAGTCAATTTACGTACCGCAATATGATATTTGGTTTTAATGTATTCCAAGCTATTTAAAACCAGTGGGTCTAAAAAGTGTGAATTTCTTATCAACGTTGCTGTGTAAATCTGTTTTTCGCTTTTAAGATTCAAGTTAAATATTCCTTTTTACAGGAAATAAGCAATATCTGAAACGCAATGTGGAAAATCGCAATGCCAAAAGTTATTTGTAtatcaattattatttcaattcacttttgttgaatattttcctAAATGGCCGATTGTATATACAAATACGTAAGAAAAACATTACGTTACAATTTCTATTGTGAATGgaccacaaacacaaatatttaccCAAACCGCAACCAACTTAGCACTCAGCTGTCAGAAAAAATCCAACGTTCCCTGTCATCTACAAAAATCTAATGAAAGATTATAAACCAAACGCATTTGTTAATCGTTTGCCTCTCCGAAAAAGATTGGAGCATTAAATAGAAACAATCCCTTCGAAAATTTTCTAATTGAAGCAATCaattaacttaaataaacaaataaatgatatttttatataaaaactccGATATGCAtagttaatttttcattcaGAAAAAGTTGAACAGAAGTCggcgaacaaaaaaaaaatagccaaGTGGCAAAGAAAGAAACCTAAAGAATTATTCGATCAAATTAGAATATTCTCTTCgagattaaaagaaaatgtcgGCAACATCCATAGAACTCAGCTCCTACCGGGATCAGCACTTTAAGGTTAGTTTGTGAGCTAAAATTAAGAGATTTCCAGTAAAGTATGTTCTCCCTTTTTACCACAGGGTTCCCGCAACGACCAAGAACGCTCACTCAAAGATTCAACCACACTCTATGTCGGGAACCTGTCATTCTACACAACCGAGGAACAAATCCACGAACTCTTTGGACGATGTGGTGATGTGCGCCGTATCGTCATGGGTCTGGACAAATACAAGAAAACACCTTGCGGTTTCTGCTTCGTAGAGTACTATACAAGAGTGGAAGCCGAATACGCCATGAGGTAAGCAGTATAAAATCTGTATACAGATGTTCTAATGGAACGAACCTATTTTTAGATATGTCAATGGCACTCGACTAGATGACCGACTAATTCGTGTAGATTGGGATGCTGGCTTCATCGAGGGGCGACAGTATGGTCGAGGCAAGACAGGAGGTCAAGTTCGTGACGAATACCGAACAGATTACGACGCCGGACGAGGTGGCTACGGAAAGTTGTTACAACAAAAAATCGCTCCAAATACAGACAATCGATAAACTACCCGCTTCTATACTTGTAATCTAActgtttaagaattttgaaaataggtttaaatatatatttttacaaattacataCTGTTTGCATTATTCTTGATTGTCCGTGGCCGTTAATCGTTATAACTCCGATCTCGATGAGAGCTGTGGACCTTTCTTGATCTTTTTCACTCGCCGGTTTGGTTTCTTCGTGGGGACTGATTCGACTTCGACTTTTTTGTAGTAGGGGTTTATAAAATCGGGGCTTCTTGCGTCCTCATTAATTTCCTGGCGAGCTAAGTCTATTAATTGCACAATTACTTCGTCTATTATGTGTGGATAATGCATCACAAAGTCAAGACACCAATTTATGGTTTCTTTCCATTGAGGAATTTTCTTTAGAACCTTTTGTGATATCTCGGGAAAGTGCAAAATGATATCTGACGCTAGACAGGTGTCTTCGATTAATAAAGTAACTGCTTCCTGTACACGTTGTTCCACGGGAAATCCGTCAGTAATTGGAGAATATTTTTCATCAGTTAACGTTTGATTGCTCTGTTTTATGatctaaaataattgaaaattgagAAAATGGACAATGCTTAAAGAGTGCTttacttgaaatattttgtcCAGAGCTAGAGACATCATTTTGTAGTTCTTGCTGTAATCATTTTGAAGCATTCTCTGAATCAACGTAGTGTGATCCTTACGGCGAGTTTGAAGCAGTTTCACatctaaaatttgaatttgattatgAAGAAATATTCAATAAAGACATCAGTTAACTCACATACTCTAGGTGTTAGGGGTACTTTTTTTGAACCTTCGTCCTTATTGTCTTCCGAAATGACGGTGGTGATTAAAACACAAAGAAGGAGAACCCACAATGAAGTATGTATGTGTTTcatcttttatttgtatttttaaagattcTAGATACAGTTCAACAAAATCTATTTAGTATCTGGAATGATTATCTTCCATGCAAGCTGAAATGCCGGGAGTTGAATAAGACAGAATCGGAGTTCAGAGCCTAGTTCAAAAACACTCGagtatatagagtgtttttgtctAAAATCATGTTCATGTCTTATTGTTTGGAGAATGTAGCGAGTGAACGaaccaaacaaatttgtcaccatTTGACAGCTACAGTTCGAACTGAATTTacagaaattaataaatttaacctTAATACAGACGAGGAAATAGAAAGAAGcacatttgaaatcaaaatagtCTTATTAAAGGTTGACTGTAAAAGTGGTATTATGTTGGACTTAGATTTTTGGTATTATTTGgatgttttcaaaaaccttataccaattattttgaagggtataatcttgaaaaacaaaaacagctgGTTAAAGTTTTGCAGTCACAGTTCGCAAAACTGAAGCACTTTTGTGACACCTGAAGCACCTTCTtggtttgaaatattgaaactaGTGTACAAATTCGGACTGTTGCCACAAGTAAGTGATGTTCAGAATGAAAACAATGTCCATAGTTCAAAAACAACTGTGAATATTGGTGCTGTAGCCAAATTTGTTGGAGAAAGTCCAGACTTGACCCTTCTCAGTCGATCCATGAAATTAGGCACGACTTTACACAGAATTTGCATAAATATgtgacaaaaattgttttttcttgaaatataatttcacaAAATGCACCTATACATTTTgacattaatttttcattatttatcaattaaaaatagttttgagcACATCTTCTCTATAATGTTAACTTATAGATC
It encodes:
- the LOC129940548 gene encoding probable cytochrome P450 313a4, with protein sequence MMILDSLLGILAVLLFYFLWSRRRFYYLFYKMPGPPGYPIIGMAHKLTKREEILSVFLKMERIYGRKFVSWLGPFPFLVIAEPELAETILTSPDCINKAFIYDALDDGTGRGLFSLKSPQWNHHRKLLNPAFSHKVLLSFLPIFNREADNLNFDLNEVVGAGEVDISSIIQKCTLNVAAQTTMGRQMASVKDHNKDLLPCFQSILETMTSMLFSPWLRNKFFLQMASHYPLYLKSKNTLRSFIQNLISEKLSQKEADMNRNSLSDPELEIDIKKNPNIFIDRAIDLVKTGDFTWKEVEDESNVIVFGAFETTSNTVGYTLMLLAMFPKYQEKVYDEAQSIFQSKGSDTDLTYEDTQQMTYMDMVLNETMRVMAPVPVIARETMRDVTLSNGIVLPKGLQIAIDIFNMHRDPEYWGTDSTIFNPDNFLPANMVGKHPYSFIPFTKGLRNCIGWRYALISSKIILSKLIRKYRFTTKFDFRDLQFVEDITIKLRKYPLLELHLREP
- the LOC129940550 gene encoding nuclear cap-binding protein subunit 2, whose protein sequence is MSATSIELSSYRDQHFKGSRNDQERSLKDSTTLYVGNLSFYTTEEQIHELFGRCGDVRRIVMGLDKYKKTPCGFCFVEYYTRVEAEYAMRYVNGTRLDDRLIRVDWDAGFIEGRQYGRGKTGGQVRDEYRTDYDAGRGGYGKLLQQKIAPNTDNR
- the LOC129940549 gene encoding coiled-coil domain-containing protein 134-like, encoding MKHIHTSLWVLLLCVLITTVISEDNKDEGSKKVPLTPRVYVKLLQTRRKDHTTLIQRMLQNDYSKNYKMMSLALDKIFQIIKQSNQTLTDEKYSPITDGFPVEQRVQEAVTLLIEDTCLASDIILHFPEISQKVLKKIPQWKETINWCLDFVMHYPHIIDEVIVQLIDLARQEINEDARSPDFINPYYKKVEVESVPTKKPNRRVKKIKKGPQLSSRSEL